A genomic window from Gemmatimonadaceae bacterium includes:
- the gyrA gene encoding DNA gyrase subunit A, protein MTAPNNRERILPRLIQDEVKESFINYSMSVIVSRALPDVRDGLKPVHRRVLYAMNELGLVPGRPYKKSATVVGDVLGKYHPHGDQSVYDALVRMVQDFSLRYPLVDGQGNFGSMDGDPAAAYRYTESRLTKIAVEMLTDIDKDTVDFAPNFDDRLEEPTVLPSAFPNLLVNGSAGIAVGMATNIPPHNLREVAAAVTAMIDNPDLTVEEIRGLIKGPDFPTAGFIYGRAGIKDYIETGRGKVIMRARAVIEEKESSNKSQIVITELPYQVNRANLVLSIAELVRDKKIEGVSDLRDESDAQTRIVVELKRDAIPKVVLNQLYKHTSMQSTFGVIMLALVPDPVSKRLVPKVMGMREVLGHYIAHRHEVIVRRTQFDLDKAKEREHILEGLKICVDNIDEVIKVIRAAEDSPAASAQLQKRFKLSERQAEAVLNMRLAKLTGLEIEKLEEELAEVRGQIKELEALLASKPKRMKVMKDELGALVATYGDERRTEIVSDEGEFSIEDLIANEEMVVTISHAGYIKRTNISTYRKQRRGGVGTKGTELRTDDFVEHLFVAQTHDYLLVFTHDGRCFWLKVHEIPEGARAAKGKPIVNLINVSPDTTVKAIVPVKQFTDNEYLMFCTRNGTVKKTALSEYSNVRSTGIKGIKLEDGDELIDVQITSGTNDVVLVTRHGLSIRFHEQEARPMGRDTTGVRGIALGEGDRVVGMVVVKREASLLVVTSLALGKLTNVEEYRVQGRGGKGILTVKRTEKTGDVVGLLEVLPEDGLMLITRGGQSLRCAVKDIRETGRVAQGVRLKDLELGDVVAAIARVVSDDKEDGAEGGAESGPDEQIELSAPESE, encoded by the coding sequence ATGACGGCCCCGAACAACCGTGAGCGGATCCTCCCGCGCCTGATCCAGGACGAGGTGAAGGAATCGTTCATCAACTACTCGATGAGCGTCATCGTGAGCCGCGCGCTGCCGGACGTGCGCGACGGCCTCAAGCCGGTGCACCGGCGCGTGCTGTACGCGATGAACGAGCTCGGGTTGGTGCCGGGGCGGCCGTACAAGAAGTCGGCGACGGTGGTGGGTGACGTGCTCGGTAAGTACCACCCGCACGGCGACCAGTCGGTGTACGACGCGCTGGTGCGAATGGTGCAGGACTTCTCGCTGCGCTATCCGCTGGTGGACGGGCAGGGCAACTTCGGCTCGATGGACGGCGATCCGGCGGCGGCGTACCGCTACACGGAGTCGCGCCTCACGAAGATCGCGGTCGAGATGCTCACCGACATCGACAAGGACACCGTCGATTTCGCGCCCAACTTCGATGACCGCCTCGAGGAGCCGACGGTGCTGCCGTCGGCGTTCCCGAACCTGCTCGTGAACGGCTCGGCCGGCATCGCGGTCGGGATGGCGACGAACATCCCGCCGCACAACCTGCGCGAAGTGGCCGCGGCGGTGACGGCGATGATCGACAACCCCGACCTGACGGTCGAGGAGATCCGCGGGCTGATCAAGGGGCCGGACTTCCCGACAGCCGGCTTCATCTACGGCCGCGCCGGCATCAAGGACTACATCGAGACGGGCCGCGGCAAGGTGATTATGCGCGCCCGCGCCGTGATCGAGGAGAAGGAGTCCTCGAACAAGTCGCAGATCGTCATCACCGAACTGCCATACCAGGTGAACCGCGCCAATCTCGTGCTGAGCATCGCCGAGCTGGTGCGCGACAAGAAGATCGAAGGCGTCTCCGACCTGCGCGACGAATCGGATGCACAGACGCGCATCGTCGTCGAGCTCAAGCGTGACGCGATCCCGAAGGTGGTGCTGAACCAGCTGTACAAGCACACCTCGATGCAGAGCACCTTTGGCGTGATTATGCTCGCGCTGGTGCCGGACCCGGTGTCGAAGCGCCTGGTCCCGAAGGTGATGGGGATGCGCGAGGTGCTCGGGCACTACATCGCGCACCGCCACGAAGTCATCGTGCGTCGCACGCAGTTCGACCTCGACAAGGCCAAGGAGCGGGAGCACATCCTCGAGGGCCTCAAGATCTGCGTCGACAACATCGACGAGGTGATCAAGGTCATCCGCGCGGCCGAGGACTCGCCGGCGGCCAGCGCCCAACTGCAGAAGCGCTTCAAGCTCAGCGAGCGGCAGGCCGAGGCGGTGCTCAATATGCGCCTCGCCAAGCTCACCGGCCTCGAGATCGAGAAGCTGGAGGAGGAGCTGGCCGAGGTGCGCGGGCAGATCAAGGAGCTCGAGGCGCTGCTGGCCAGCAAGCCCAAGCGGATGAAGGTGATGAAGGACGAGCTCGGCGCGCTGGTGGCGACCTACGGCGACGAGCGCCGCACCGAGATCGTGAGCGACGAGGGCGAGTTCTCGATCGAGGACCTCATCGCCAACGAGGAGATGGTCGTGACCATCTCGCACGCCGGCTACATCAAGCGCACCAACATCTCCACCTACCGCAAGCAGCGGCGCGGCGGTGTGGGGACCAAGGGGACCGAGCTGCGCACTGACGATTTCGTCGAGCACCTCTTTGTGGCGCAGACGCACGACTACCTGCTCGTGTTCACGCACGACGGGCGCTGCTTCTGGCTCAAGGTGCACGAGATCCCGGAGGGCGCGCGGGCGGCGAAGGGCAAGCCGATCGTGAACCTCATCAACGTGTCCCCGGACACGACGGTGAAGGCGATCGTGCCGGTGAAGCAGTTCACGGACAACGAGTACCTGATGTTCTGCACGCGCAACGGCACCGTGAAAAAGACGGCGCTGTCCGAGTACTCGAACGTGCGCTCGACGGGCATCAAGGGCATCAAGCTCGAGGACGGCGACGAACTCATCGACGTGCAGATCACCTCGGGCACGAACGACGTGGTGCTGGTGACGCGGCACGGCCTGAGCATCCGCTTCCACGAGCAGGAGGCGCGTCCGATGGGCCGCGACACCACCGGCGTGCGCGGCATCGCGCTCGGCGAGGGCGACCGCGTGGTCGGGATGGTGGTGGTCAAGCGCGAGGCCTCGCTGCTGGTGGTGACCTCGCTGGCGCTCGGCAAGCTCACCAACGTCGAGGAGTACCGCGTGCAGGGCCGCGGTGGCAAGGGCATCCTGACGGTGAAACGCACCGAGAAGACCGGCGACGTGGTCGGCCTGCTCGAGGTGCTGCCGGAAGACGGCCTGATGCTGATCACCCGCGGCGGGCAGTCGCTACGCTGCGCGGTGAAGGACATCCGCGAGACGGGGCGCGTGGCGCAGGGCGTGCGGCTCAAGGACCTCGAGCTCGGCGACGTGGTGGCGGCGATCGCCCGCGTAGTGTCGGACGACAAGGAAGACGGCGCCGAGGGCGGCGCCGAGTCCGGGCCGGATGAACAGATTGAGCTGAGCGCTCCCGAGAGCGAGTGA
- a CDS encoding mechanosensitive ion channel, with the protein MTFLDRLQDSLLRLWEYIPALFGAAVVLTAGYLVARLAQRTVQRLLRRVHLNEALEKGGVQPPLDPYGVPLTPSRVIANVVFWVLLFTAMLLAADTLGIDYLGQAFAELVSYVPSVIAAVVIVILGLVLGDLVAALIAASAGALAGAGTLARVGKGGVVLLAVFMSLQELGVATGIVTTAFAIIFGAVALALALSFGLGNRELAGEVTRRWYEEWRAEREALRRASEMAEGEQPSVEPR; encoded by the coding sequence ATGACGTTCCTCGATCGATTGCAAGACAGCCTGCTGCGCCTCTGGGAATACATCCCGGCGCTCTTCGGCGCGGCGGTGGTGCTGACGGCGGGGTATCTCGTCGCCCGTCTTGCGCAGCGGACCGTGCAACGCCTGCTGCGCCGCGTGCACCTCAACGAAGCCCTCGAGAAGGGCGGGGTGCAGCCGCCGTTGGATCCCTACGGCGTGCCGCTCACGCCGTCGCGCGTGATCGCGAACGTGGTGTTCTGGGTGCTGCTCTTCACGGCGATGCTGCTCGCCGCCGACACGCTGGGCATCGACTACCTCGGCCAGGCCTTCGCCGAGCTGGTCAGCTATGTGCCGAGCGTGATCGCGGCGGTGGTGATCGTGATCCTCGGCTTGGTGCTGGGCGACCTGGTGGCGGCCTTGATCGCGGCGAGCGCCGGTGCGCTGGCCGGTGCCGGCACGCTGGCACGCGTGGGCAAGGGCGGCGTGGTGCTGCTGGCCGTGTTTATGTCGCTGCAGGAACTCGGGGTGGCGACGGGCATCGTGACGACGGCGTTCGCGATCATCTTCGGGGCCGTCGCGTTGGCGCTGGCCTTGAGCTTCGGGCTCGGCAACCGTGAGCTCGCGGGCGAGGTGACGCGGCGCTGGTACGAGGAGTGGCGGGCGGAGCGCGAGGCGCTGCGGCGGGCGTCGGAGATGGCGGAGGGAGAGCAGCCGAGTGTGGAGCCGCGGTAA
- a CDS encoding M20/M25/M40 family metallo-hydrolase, protein MTRILRCLALLGVLAPVVAAQAPDPVVRDTRAWHRANALPVLQGFRDFLSLPNVASDSAAIRRVADTLVAMFERRGVQMALLETPGSPPAVYGELLVPGASRTVMLYSHYDGQPVQPRDWLTAGPFTPELRDGHVERGGQVRTLEEAAQLGPRANNWRLYARSASDDRGPILMMLAALDALRAQGRQPSVNLKFFFEGEEEAGSQHLREMLLAHRARLAADLWLFLDGPRHQSGIPQIVHGVRGVMGLRVTTYGPARALHSGHYGNWAPNPANELTHLLAGMRATDGTITIDGFYDDVREITDADRRAIADAPSPDRGLAAELQLGRTETQMPLGLAVLRPALNITQLAGGTGTNAVMPSASAAIDFRLVPGQTPVRVRELVERHLQRQGYHLVHEVPDSATLRTHPRVVRLGWGQGYAAQQLPLDDPWSLEIHRVVQRAAGTTVARVPILGGSLPLSVFEEVLAARILTLPLVNYDNNQHAANEHLRLGEFWQGIEIVAAVMTGIGNVR, encoded by the coding sequence ATGACGCGAATCCTCCGCTGCCTTGCCCTGCTGGGCGTCCTCGCGCCGGTCGTCGCCGCGCAGGCGCCGGACCCCGTGGTGCGCGACACGCGTGCCTGGCACCGTGCCAATGCGCTGCCGGTGTTGCAGGGGTTCCGCGACTTCCTCTCATTGCCGAACGTGGCCAGCGATTCGGCGGCCATCCGGCGCGTGGCCGATACGCTGGTGGCGATGTTCGAGCGGCGCGGAGTGCAGATGGCCTTGCTCGAGACGCCGGGCAGCCCGCCGGCGGTCTACGGCGAGCTGCTCGTGCCAGGCGCCAGCCGCACGGTGATGCTGTACTCGCACTACGACGGCCAGCCGGTGCAGCCCCGCGACTGGCTCACCGCGGGGCCCTTCACGCCGGAGCTGCGCGACGGGCACGTCGAACGCGGCGGGCAAGTCCGCACGCTCGAGGAGGCCGCGCAACTGGGCCCGCGCGCGAACAACTGGCGCCTCTACGCACGCAGCGCCAGCGACGACCGCGGGCCGATCCTGATGATGCTCGCGGCGCTGGACGCGCTGCGCGCGCAGGGGCGGCAGCCGAGCGTGAACCTCAAGTTCTTCTTCGAAGGCGAGGAGGAAGCCGGCTCGCAGCACCTGCGGGAGATGCTGCTTGCGCATCGTGCGCGACTCGCGGCTGACCTGTGGCTGTTCCTCGACGGACCGCGGCACCAGTCGGGCATCCCGCAGATCGTGCACGGCGTGCGCGGCGTGATGGGCCTGCGCGTCACGACCTACGGGCCCGCGCGCGCGCTGCACAGCGGTCACTACGGCAACTGGGCGCCGAACCCGGCCAATGAGCTCACGCACCTGCTCGCCGGGATGCGCGCGACAGACGGCACCATCACCATCGACGGGTTCTACGACGACGTCCGCGAGATCACCGACGCGGATCGCCGCGCGATCGCCGACGCGCCATCGCCCGACCGTGGTCTCGCGGCTGAACTGCAGCTAGGGCGCACGGAGACGCAGATGCCGCTGGGGCTGGCCGTGCTGCGGCCGGCGCTCAACATCACGCAGCTCGCCGGTGGCACGGGCACCAACGCCGTGATGCCCAGCGCCTCGGCGGCCATCGATTTCCGCCTCGTGCCCGGGCAGACGCCGGTGCGCGTGCGCGAGTTGGTCGAGCGGCATCTGCAGCGTCAGGGCTACCACCTGGTGCACGAGGTGCCGGACAGCGCGACGCTGCGCACGCATCCGCGCGTCGTGCGTCTCGGCTGGGGGCAGGGCTACGCGGCGCAGCAACTGCCGCTCGACGATCCGTGGTCGCTGGAGATCCACCGTGTCGTGCAGCGCGCCGCGGGCACGACCGTGGCCCGCGTGCCCATTCTCGGCGGCAGCCTGCCGCTGAGCGTGTTCGAGGAAGTCCTCGCTGCGCGGATCCTGACGCTGCCGCTGGTGAACTACGACAACAACCAGCACGCGGCCAACGAGCACCTCCGCTTGGGCGAGTTCTGGCAGGGCATCGAGATTGTCGCCGCCGTGATGACGGGCATCGGCAACGTACGCTAG
- a CDS encoding zinc-binding dehydrogenase, with protein MRALTIDAHGGTEQIRFRDDLPEPQLRAPHEVRVRVRAVALNRLDLWTVGGLPGVTITPPWVLGADCTGVVESVGDAVEHLRVGQRIVVNPGLSCRDCEWCRRGEQPLCPRFGLLGEHHPGSFAEFVVLPAANVLPIADRVPDDVAAAHTLATLTAWRMCVSRAKVQAGEDVLIWGIGGGVAQAALRICKQLGARVWVTSSDAAKLERAAALGADVCLDHAREDVGRAVRERTGKRGVDVVIESVGENTWNASLMALSRGGRLVTCGGTSGAQLQMDVRRLFWYQWSLLGSTMGNDAEFAAVTAELNAGRLWPTVDAVYPLAEGRAAFERMARGEQFGKLVLRVSDG; from the coding sequence GTGCGAGCACTGACGATCGACGCGCACGGCGGCACCGAGCAGATCCGCTTTCGCGACGATCTGCCAGAGCCGCAACTCCGTGCCCCGCACGAGGTTCGCGTCCGCGTCCGCGCGGTGGCCCTGAACCGCCTCGACCTCTGGACGGTCGGTGGACTGCCGGGCGTGACGATCACGCCGCCGTGGGTGCTCGGCGCGGATTGCACTGGGGTCGTGGAGTCGGTCGGCGACGCGGTCGAGCACCTGCGCGTGGGCCAGCGCATCGTCGTGAATCCCGGCCTCTCCTGCCGTGACTGCGAGTGGTGCCGCCGCGGCGAGCAGCCGCTCTGCCCGCGCTTCGGACTGCTCGGCGAACACCATCCGGGCAGCTTCGCCGAGTTCGTCGTGCTGCCGGCGGCGAACGTGCTGCCGATTGCGGACCGCGTGCCCGACGACGTCGCGGCGGCGCACACGCTGGCGACGCTCACGGCGTGGCGGATGTGCGTGTCGCGCGCGAAGGTGCAGGCCGGCGAGGATGTGCTGATCTGGGGCATCGGCGGCGGCGTGGCGCAGGCGGCGCTGCGCATCTGCAAGCAGCTCGGGGCACGCGTGTGGGTCACGTCGTCCGACGCGGCCAAGCTGGAGCGCGCGGCGGCACTCGGCGCTGACGTCTGCCTCGATCACGCCCGCGAGGACGTGGGGCGCGCCGTGCGGGAGCGCACGGGCAAGCGCGGCGTGGACGTGGTCATCGAGAGCGTGGGCGAGAATACCTGGAACGCTTCGCTGATGGCGCTGAGCCGCGGCGGTCGGTTGGTCACCTGCGGCGGCACGTCGGGAGCGCAGCTGCAGATGGACGTGCGGCGGCTGTTCTGGTACCAGTGGTCGCTTCTGGGCTCCACGATGGGCAACGACGCCGAGTTCGCGGCGGTGACGGCGGAGCTGAACGCCGGCCGGCTCTGGCCGACGGTCGATGCCGTGTATCCGCTAGCCGAGGGTCGCGCGGCTTTCGAGCGGATGGCGCGGGGCGAACAGTTCGGCAAGCTCGTGCTGCGGGTAAGCGATGGCTGA
- the odhB gene encoding 2-oxoglutarate dehydrogenase complex dihydrolipoyllysine-residue succinyltransferase: MIEIKVPPLGESITEATVSRWLKNEGDAVAVGDTLVELETDKITVEVPALNAGVLRKRLKAEGDVVQLAETLGQLEEGASAAASAPAAAAPAPAAAAPAAPAPAAPTPAAPAPTSSPSDVRAAPSAQKLAAATGVDLSSVQGSGRGGVVSKPDVIAASAAPSAPAASVPAPAPTTAPVKAPPAPAPRADGVRETREKMTTRRKRIAENLLQAQHSTAHLTTFNEIDMSAVSAVRERMKERVEKEHGVKLSFMPFFAKAACLALKAYPVVNAQIDGDSVIYKHYVNLGIAVASEQGLVVPNVKDADRMGMVGFSRAMNAVAKRARDGKLTMDDLTGGTFTITNGGVFGSLVSTPIINFPQVAILGLHKIQERPVAIDGQVEIRPMMYVALSYDHRIIDGQQAVLFLVRVKELMEDPAAMLIDD; the protein is encoded by the coding sequence ATGATCGAGATTAAGGTTCCCCCCCTCGGTGAATCGATCACCGAGGCGACCGTCTCCCGCTGGCTCAAGAACGAGGGCGATGCCGTCGCGGTCGGCGACACGCTCGTCGAACTGGAGACGGATAAGATCACCGTCGAGGTGCCCGCCCTCAATGCCGGCGTGCTCCGCAAGCGCCTGAAGGCCGAGGGCGATGTGGTGCAGCTGGCCGAGACGCTTGGGCAGTTAGAGGAAGGTGCATCGGCGGCGGCCAGCGCGCCTGCCGCGGCCGCGCCGGCTCCTGCTGCGGCGGCTCCTGCCGCACCGGCTCCCGCCGCGCCGACTCCCGCCGCTCCCGCGCCAACTTCATCCCCGAGCGACGTGCGCGCCGCCCCGTCTGCGCAGAAGCTCGCGGCCGCGACCGGCGTCGACCTGTCGTCCGTCCAAGGCAGCGGCCGCGGTGGCGTGGTCTCCAAGCCCGATGTCATCGCGGCGAGCGCGGCACCGTCGGCTCCTGCGGCCAGCGTCCCGGCGCCCGCGCCGACGACGGCGCCGGTGAAGGCGCCGCCCGCCCCCGCCCCGCGCGCGGACGGTGTGCGCGAGACGCGCGAGAAGATGACGACGCGCCGCAAGCGCATCGCCGAGAACCTGCTTCAGGCCCAGCACTCCACCGCGCATCTCACGACGTTCAATGAGATCGATATGAGCGCCGTGTCCGCCGTGCGCGAGCGGATGAAGGAGCGCGTGGAGAAGGAGCACGGCGTGAAGCTCAGCTTTATGCCCTTCTTCGCGAAGGCCGCCTGCCTGGCGCTGAAGGCGTATCCCGTGGTGAACGCCCAGATCGACGGCGACAGCGTCATCTACAAGCACTACGTGAACCTCGGCATCGCCGTGGCCAGCGAGCAGGGCCTCGTCGTGCCCAACGTGAAGGACGCCGACCGGATGGGGATGGTCGGCTTCTCGCGCGCGATGAACGCCGTCGCCAAGCGCGCCCGCGACGGCAAGCTGACGATGGACGACCTCACCGGCGGCACGTTCACCATCACCAACGGCGGCGTGTTCGGGTCGTTGGTCTCGACGCCGATCATCAACTTCCCGCAGGTCGCGATCCTCGGGCTGCACAAGATCCAGGAGCGGCCGGTGGCCATCGACGGCCAGGTCGAGATCCGGCCGATGATGTACGTGGCGCTCAGCTACGACCACCGGATCATCGACGGGCAGCAGGCGGTGCTGTTCCTCGTGCGGGTGAAGGAGCTGATGGAGGATCCGGCGGCGATGTTGATCGACGACTGA
- a CDS encoding GxxExxY protein, translated as MAWVAGFRWFRARAELLFTTEGTENCNRFGGCVERDSVSHAVIGAAIAVHRAMGPGLLESVYQACLVFELRRREVPFAQGVSVPLVYAGQALDAKLRLDVVVADQLVLELKSIEKLSPIHTAQLLTYLKLTGHRKGLLINFNVLQLKDGLIRLVL; from the coding sequence ATGGCTTGGGTGGCGGGGTTCCGGTGGTTTCGTGCGAGGGCTGAACTGCTATTCACCACAGAGGGCACAGAGAACTGCAACCGCTTTGGGGGGTGTGTGGAGCGGGATTCGGTTTCGCACGCGGTGATTGGGGCGGCGATTGCCGTACACAGGGCGATGGGGCCGGGTTTGTTGGAGTCTGTGTATCAGGCCTGCCTGGTGTTTGAGCTTCGGAGGCGGGAGGTTCCGTTCGCACAGGGCGTCTCGGTGCCGCTGGTCTACGCAGGTCAGGCACTCGATGCAAAGCTGCGACTTGATGTAGTCGTTGCCGACCAACTCGTACTCGAACTAAAGAGCATTGAAAAACTCTCCCCAATCCACACGGCACAGTTGCTCACCTACCTCAAGCTGACAGGCCACCGAAAAGGCCTCCTCATCAACTTCAACGTCCTGCAGCTCAAGGACGGCCTCATCAGACTCGTCCTCTAA
- the lpdA gene encoding dihydrolipoyl dehydrogenase — protein sequence MPDQNLAPDLVVIGGGPGGYVASIRAAQLGLSVVCVEFDKTLGGTCVNVGCIPSKALLASSEHFEFAHKHAKEHGIELAGVQLNLAQMLKRKDDVVAQNTKGVEFLFKKNKVTWAKGVGTLKPGNVVEVKALDGAVTTYTPKHVILATGSVPMQLPFLPFDEERVLSNVGALRIPEVPTHLIVIGGGVIGLELGSVWQRLGAKVTVIEYAPTILPGNDDDITKEAHKVFTKQGLEIHVATKVTDGGRQGNRVVVETEKDGATQRFEADYVLVSIGRKPSLTGVDAAALGLALGKRGEILVDAQMRTNLPDVFAIGDAVGGKLLAHKAEEEGVIAAEVIAGHHAKMHYHNMPGVVYTWPEIATAGLTEAEARATGKAIKVGKFPFSANGRARSMGSTEGFVKFVTDAATDEILGCHMIGPNVSDLLSEIVLAMEYRGTADDVGETVHSHPTLSEVVKEAALAALGKAVHI from the coding sequence GTGCCCGATCAGAACCTCGCCCCGGACCTCGTCGTCATCGGCGGTGGCCCCGGCGGCTATGTCGCCTCCATCCGCGCCGCGCAGCTTGGCCTCTCCGTCGTCTGCGTCGAGTTCGACAAGACCCTCGGCGGCACCTGCGTCAACGTCGGCTGCATCCCGTCGAAGGCACTGCTCGCCTCGAGCGAGCACTTCGAGTTCGCGCACAAGCACGCCAAGGAGCACGGCATCGAGCTTGCCGGCGTGCAGCTCAACCTCGCGCAGATGCTCAAGCGCAAGGACGACGTCGTCGCGCAGAACACCAAGGGCGTGGAGTTCCTCTTCAAGAAGAACAAGGTCACCTGGGCCAAGGGCGTCGGCACGCTCAAGCCCGGCAACGTCGTCGAGGTGAAGGCGCTCGACGGCGCGGTCACGACCTACACGCCCAAGCACGTCATCCTCGCGACGGGCTCGGTGCCGATGCAGCTGCCTTTCCTGCCCTTCGACGAGGAGCGCGTGCTCTCGAACGTCGGCGCGCTGCGCATCCCTGAGGTGCCCACGCACCTGATCGTCATCGGCGGCGGCGTCATCGGCCTCGAGCTCGGCTCCGTGTGGCAGCGCCTCGGCGCCAAGGTCACCGTCATCGAGTACGCGCCGACGATCCTGCCCGGCAACGACGACGACATCACCAAGGAAGCGCACAAGGTCTTCACCAAGCAGGGCCTGGAGATCCACGTCGCGACGAAGGTCACGGACGGTGGGCGCCAGGGTAACCGCGTCGTCGTCGAGACGGAGAAGGACGGCGCCACGCAGCGCTTCGAGGCCGACTACGTGCTCGTGTCCATCGGCCGCAAACCCTCACTCACCGGCGTGGACGCGGCGGCGCTGGGCCTCGCGCTCGGCAAGCGCGGCGAGATCCTCGTCGACGCGCAGATGCGCACCAACCTCCCCGACGTATTCGCCATCGGCGACGCCGTCGGCGGCAAGCTGCTCGCGCACAAGGCCGAGGAGGAGGGCGTGATCGCGGCGGAAGTCATCGCCGGCCACCACGCCAAGATGCACTACCACAATATGCCGGGCGTGGTCTACACCTGGCCCGAGATCGCGACGGCGGGGCTCACCGAAGCCGAAGCGCGCGCCACGGGCAAGGCGATCAAGGTCGGCAAGTTCCCCTTCAGCGCCAACGGCCGCGCCCGCTCGATGGGCAGCACCGAGGGCTTCGTGAAGTTCGTCACCGACGCCGCCACCGACGAGATCCTCGGCTGCCATATGATCGGCCCCAACGTCAGCGACCTGCTCAGCGAGATCGTGCTGGCGATGGAGTACCGCGGCACCGCCGATGACGTCGGCGAGACGGTGCACTCGCATCCCACGCTCAGTGAGGTCGTGAAGGAAGCGGCACTCGCGGCGTTAGGGAAGGCGGTCCATATCTAA
- a CDS encoding DinB family protein yields MSAHRRIRPLADEFNPFYAGYIAQVPDGDVVEALIGGAEIASALLGDLDDATASRAYAPGKWTLKEVLLHCADAERIFSYRALRIARGDTTPLPSFDENAYAPMSGAANRTIADILDEFESVREATVTLYSGLPSEAWTRRGTASESPVSVRAIAWITAGHLLHHLAVVQDRYL; encoded by the coding sequence ATGAGCGCGCATCGTCGCATCCGGCCGTTGGCCGACGAGTTCAATCCCTTCTATGCGGGCTACATCGCGCAGGTCCCCGACGGCGACGTCGTGGAGGCGCTGATTGGCGGTGCCGAGATCGCCTCGGCGCTACTCGGCGACCTTGACGATGCCACCGCCTCGCGGGCCTACGCGCCCGGCAAGTGGACGCTCAAGGAAGTGCTGCTCCACTGCGCCGACGCCGAGCGCATCTTCTCGTACCGGGCCCTGCGCATCGCCCGCGGCGACACCACGCCGCTGCCGAGCTTCGACGAGAACGCCTACGCCCCGATGAGCGGCGCCGCCAACCGCACCATCGCCGATATCCTCGACGAGTTCGAGTCCGTGCGCGAGGCCACGGTGACGCTGTACTCCGGCCTTCCGTCGGAAGCCTGGACCCGGCGCGGCACCGCCTCAGAGAGCCCGGTGTCGGTGCGGGCGATCGCGTGGATCACGGCGGGGCATCTGCTGCATCATTTGGCGGTGGTGCAAGACCGGTATCTTTGA
- a CDS encoding RNA polymerase sigma factor codes for MPAKQTEPAPPDDLLDADQAVIDRVLAGDRNAFGILIERYSDPLYRHAYGMTGSADVAEDILQVSFIKAFHHLAEVRGRFDAWVFRIVANGCKDWLKNIRRTHLSYEEDDQPSGFETPEEELDRGELRRDLDGALSALPDSLREAFVMKHVEGRSYEEMAVLLDATVGALKMRVHRAREALQKLLEERYS; via the coding sequence GTGCCTGCCAAGCAGACAGAGCCCGCTCCCCCGGACGACCTCCTCGACGCCGATCAAGCGGTCATTGACCGCGTGCTCGCCGGGGATCGCAATGCCTTCGGCATCCTGATCGAACGCTACAGCGATCCGCTGTACCGCCACGCATACGGGATGACGGGCAGTGCGGACGTTGCGGAAGACATCCTGCAGGTGTCGTTCATCAAGGCGTTTCACCATCTCGCCGAAGTGCGCGGCCGGTTCGACGCGTGGGTGTTCCGGATCGTGGCCAATGGCTGCAAGGATTGGCTGAAGAACATCCGGCGCACGCACCTGAGCTACGAGGAAGACGATCAGCCGTCGGGGTTCGAGACGCCTGAGGAAGAGCTGGACCGTGGGGAACTGCGGCGCGACCTGGACGGTGCGCTCTCGGCCCTCCCGGACTCGTTGCGGGAAGCGTTCGTGATGAAGCACGTCGAGGGCCGCTCGTACGAAGAGATGGCCGTGTTGCTCGACGCGACGGTCGGAGCCCTGAAGATGCGTGTCCATCGCGCCCGAGAGGCGCTGCAGAAACTGCTGGAGGAGCGATACTCGTGA